A window of Daucus carota subsp. sativus chromosome 2, DH1 v3.0, whole genome shotgun sequence genomic DNA:
ATGATCTTCATAGGGTTGCTGACTTGCTGGCTGAGGGCAACCCCAACCATGGACTAAAAATTCAAATGAGATCATTTTGCTCCAAATCACTACATTCGTGGATAGAAAGTGGTCAAAATTTGGGTCATCAATATTCACtgatccaattttttttataataatattgtttgatttttctaatttgttaattttgttattGTTAGTAAAGGTAAATCAATAAAGTTtcaaacataattaaaattcaCGATAAATTACAAATAACATAATGCAACATAGATAATTTAACGATAATACAActtcaaataaaatgaaatacaactaaatttttagaatctaaacataaatatatattttttttttcatattttttcatcattgtgtgtgttcaaaaataattttactaatATCAATTCCTACTACGGTATTTCACGTCTTTTTCTTAATGCGTTCGCGCAGCTCCACGCATTTAAATAGGAAATGCTCCTTGGCGGTTTTCTTTCTTCTCTGCAAAAACCAGAAACCCATCACTCATATCTGTAAACCAACCCAGCAGTAAACCCAGATTCCCACACAACACAcacattagagcaagtccaatagatgtgctaaatcaagtcttaaatctaaaaatagggaatatgagataaaattgcactccaacactatgctagtgatgtgctaaatcactagcacaagcctccccttccctatttttagaatatgctagccacttttaaactatttttatcattaaaatattcatttccctctctcctccacatcatttccctctctcttccacaccaaagttgtttaaatttaatattattataataatagggattggatatagggagtactattggagttcatgtgctaaatcttttgctaaatcactaagacatattattttataatatttttagggaacctcttagcatagtgttggacttgctcttatattGCATCATTCACCATTCCTTATTAAAATATTGTCTAAAATCTATACAAACTCAAAACACCATCCCACAAAATTGCCTACCGAAAAGCTTAAAGGCTGAGACACATACATATACAATTATAGAAATCACACACACAGAATAAGGGTGGCCAGAGTTTTTTTTAATCAGAAGATTGTAACCGTTGTTGCTTCTTCGGGATTTCGCGAGATTATGAATCTTCTTGTATGTTATTATCAAAAGAATCATAGGGGTGTAACATTTCATTGAGTGACTGATATTTGATCATCGTCACCCATCGTCAAAAAATGGGAACTGTTTCGGTAAGTTTCATGTGAAGAGGGCCATAAGCTAAAGTATTATATTAGGAAAATGCTAGGGACCCCAAATATTTATCCCAAAAATTTTTCCCAAATGACGTGGCAAAATCTCATTGGTTGCATTCATTCCCATAATAATGAGgcccccctgcagattcatcaatcacccaatcaaatTTCGCCACTTGTTAGCCACGTCATTTGGTACCAatttttggggaaaaaatttggggtctctagcattgcccattatattaatattatatcacacactattttatttgttgtgcactaagccgggggttTTAATGGAAACAGCCTCTCAAGTTAAGAGTATGGGCATGActgcgtacattttaccctccTCAGGCCCGGCTCTAAGTGGGATATAGTGAGTaggtttggtttgatttggtttaccataattataattataatatactaatatgttaaaatattatttttgaaatatattattatagctAACCATTTTAGCTATcccgttgaagatgctcttataaaatagaacaatatttttttcctaatctaacggtgcttatttatCCCGTATATGATCccacggatgataagcttttggtaGTACATGACCATAAAACCATGTAACCAAATTATCTGCCTTgctcttattatatatatataagtatataagtatataatataatacaatagataaaataaaataattatagtgcagtttaataataaataaataatacaatcagataaaataaaataattataatgcagtttaataataaataaataatattatcgaACTCGACCGACCCGACCCAtccacacatatataattatggTGTGTATCGTATATAAAGATGAACAGGGAGATCAGAGAAAGAGAAAGGGCCACGAGGGCAGATTCCCGTGACAGTCTGTATGTTGCTGTGTCTTTCATACTAACTCATATCATAATAACATATACTCACACGCACAACACtcactctcttctctctcacaCACTGCTCCCTGCCAAATCTGCCGGCCGTCATATTCACCGGACGACATGGATTCCGTCATTGAATCCGCCTGGAAGGTATCTCCACACACATACTTATATTTCTTCGCATCTTCAGATTCATTCAATCaatgtgtgtatgtattttgTATCTATCGATTGTAATCTAATCTATACTCCGTAACATTGTGCGTGTgcctctctgtgtgtgtgttagATGCTAAAATTTTACATTGTTATCTCCGTCACATTTCTGTGCCAGATGATGTATGTGTGTCATTGTAattgtgtttgttttttttatgtcAATTTTCCTCTGATTCACTTGTTTGcgttttgttattatttattgttGTTAATTTGGGGAGATTGTTGCCTCTTGTTGCGTTGTGCTTCTCGTTTTGATTAGGTAATGTGTTAGACCTTATCTGTAAGTCGGAATTTGTCGGTTTTCGGATTATTGGAGTTACTAGATTTTGTGATTTCGATGTTTGATTTCATTGAAGCTGTTTTCAGGAAAACTAATGCAATGATGCTAATACTATGTGTTTGTTTGTTAGGTCTTGATTATTAAGAGAAACAATTAGCTCTAAGATTAGATATATGTATATCGTGGTGACTTGAGATGTTAACTACTATATGAGTGAAATCTCCATCCGCTGGGAAATGACCGTGATTTATAGTTGAAGTTGAGTCTGGTGATGATGACATTCTCCTGTCCTGTATATTTACTTATCATAGTATTGTGAGATTTGTCGTGAGCTATATCACTGGACTCTGCTGGATTCTGGAGTTCTCCATGTTTTAGACTGGTCAAAAAATGAAAGTCCTGTATGTTTTTTACTGCCTAGATGTCTGTGTGTCAAGTGCCCCGCATGGTTCCCTTGAGGTGAAAAAAAGAGTACAGTAAGACAGTGTTGTCATTTTTGCGATTCAGACGTGTACGATTAGTTGCTCCTTTTACCTATTTACTGCATTATGAGTTGCCATATATAGTTAATTGTTTATCATATTTCATTAATTCACTTGTTTTCTTCCTTCTTTACGATGCAGTATTTGATCACTCACTTCAGTGACTTTCAGCTGGCTTGTATTGGAAGTTTCCTCCTTCATGAAAGTGTCTTTTTCTTGTCAGGGCTTCCGTTTATCTATCTCGAAAGGGCTGGTTGGCTAAGCAAGTACAAAATTCAGGTTTCTCTCTTTTTGATTATTAACTTGTATAGAGATAAAGAAACGTTAAGATACTTTTATCTAATAATCCTCTAATGTATTAATTTACTCTGGGACATCCATTTCATTGACCATCGACCCAAAGAAATTCAGTAGATTTGGTAGGTTTTGTTAGTTTTTTACACGGCGACCTCCTTTTGCATAAAACTTATTGTAATGAATTACTTTTTGGTTAATCTAGATGAAAAACAATACTGCTGAAGCTCAGGAGAAATGCATTAGTCGTCTCTTGCTATATCATTTCTGTGTCAACCTACCAGTTATGCTTGTCTCGTATCCAGTGTTCAGATCCATGGGAATGAGAAGCAGTCTGCCATTGCCGTCCTGGTATATCCAGGTTCTTTATATGCTATAGCTATATCTGAAATCATGTGCTATATGCATCTCTGGGAAACACAGATAATTTGTATTTACTATATCTGTCTCTATAGTTCTTAGCTTTTAACGAattgttgtatatatatatgttttattctTATATTCTGAATCTGCATTTGTAGGAAAGTAGTGTCTACACAGATATTCTTCTACTTTATCATAGAGGATTTTATATTCTATTGGGGTCACAGGGTTTTACATACAAAATGGTTGTACAAGCATGTCCACAGTGTTCATCACGAGTAAGTGGAGATACAAAAATGCTCTGAAATTTATAATGTTCTGTGATGTTTTCAGCATGTTTAACAACCTACACTGAATATTTAGGTATGCAACACCCTTTGGACTGACTTCAGAATATGCTCACCCTGCTGAAATACTGTTTCTTGGTTTTGCCACGATTGTTGGTCCTGCTATCACTGGACCCCATTTAATAACTCTGTGGTTGTGGATGGTAGTAAGAGTCCTAGAGACCGTGGAAGCACATTGTGGTTACCACTTTCCATGGAGCATTTCAAATTTTCTGCCACTATATGGCGGGTAAGCATCTAAGCTCTTGTTTTGCTTATTAGTAGCTGCTGCATATGATCAAATTATTCTTGTTGTGTATTGTGCTTGATATTTATGTTCGATTAATTTTCAGGGCTGATTTCCATGACTATCATCACCGTCTTCTGTATACCAAGTCCGGCAATTACTCGTCTACTTTCGTTTACATGGACTGGTATGCATCATTCATGCATTTAGCTACCTGAAAATTTTTATGGCCCTTGTTTCGTCTATTTGTAATAATCTTTACGAATTTCTTGTTGTATGTCCTAATGGTATTAGTATCACTTGCAATCTGACTTCAAATAATTAAGAACGTGAGGGTCAAACTTCAGCAAAGTAATTGCCATCATTTAAGTGTACCATTTATATACATTATGAATGTGTAATTACTTTGGAGATTTTTATTCCATGCAGTAAATCAAGTCTAATACTTTAGCACTAGTGCAGTAGCACAGATCCAAACACAATCACAGTGACATGATTCTAGTTTTTAGTGAACTTCCATTGATATGTGTCATTAGTGTATGTGGGTAGTCGTCATATTGGGGGAGATTTGACCAATGCCATTATGAAGTGGATTTCGTGCAGTTAAAGCaatgcacacacacatatatcctCTAGGACTTTGTTGGgcacataaatattttgttttgcaaTATATTAGGTAAGAAGATTAGatgtttgtaaaatattttcccAATTTTGGAGATGGAAATATCTTTCTCACTTCCCTTGGTTTCTTTCTCCGACCAGCACAAACTTTTCACAgtattttcttgaaaaatattcTACACCCGATAAACGGACGAGGCCTTGGTGACCTGAATACGTGTCACCAAATTTTGTAGGTTTGTAGATTTTGTAGGAAAACATGacattatatatatcaaatggAAAATCTCTGTTTCATCTACTGTTTCTTGAGTGAGGCCTTTATAAGCGAGTTCCGAGGTACTTGTAACATCTAATTCCAAAGTACTTGTGGTTTCTCGAAATGCGAAGGAAACCACTTATCTACCTTACCCATGGTTACCGCAAGTTATGTGTAgcctatttaaatataaattgatacAATTTGCCCATATTAACTATGTAACTTCTAGTTACATAGTATTTTTTGTATGAACGAAACACTAGCATTGTTTTTCCAAAGAAGTATATGATGTTTACTTACTTTGAAGTAAGTTCAGAATCTTTTGATAAGTCAATAACTAAAAGGTTGACAAAacaaatgaaactaaagttttAGGCTGGGGTAACATTTATCACACACTACTTTCTTCAGCAAGATGTCTAGTAACCTTAAGACCATCACTAATTTATTTCTCCAACAGTAGTATTTGTGGAGAATAATTTTTAAACTTCATATATCGGTGTTTAGGATGAGAACAAACTTCCATTCTCTTTTATAACAAAGCTTGTTTACTAATTTTTGTACATGTGTGTTCAAGGATTTTGAGTACTTTGTTTCACTATATATCTTACTCTTAACTTCTTGTTTTTCCCTTCGCAGGATATTTGGTACTGATAAGGGTTACAGAAAGCTGAAGGCTGTTAAGAGTAGTGAAGATGAGATTGATGCCAAGCAAATGTAATTTGGTATATGACCAGCATCAATTGAAAACTAGAGCATCCTTGTAATGGGCATCGGTTACATTGTTCGTAATTGCTTTACATTTATGTTCTAGTCTCTTTGTGTTTCCTTTGGAGTTGGATCAAAGCTTGTTTTAAATGATTGTTTTTGTATCCAAGTTCAGTGTTAGTGAGTTCTCTTTTATCACCATCTGCCTTTGCGTACTTGGAACTGTTAATCTCATATCCACGTGCAAGCAATTTCTACCTTTAGCTATGATTATATCTTCTGTTCTTCATAGTAAAGAGTACAGTTGCATTTGTTATTGCTGGGCAATTTTTATATACTTCAGGAGTTGATGTTCATCTTTGGGGCTTCTGACGGTGGTATATGTCACTTCGAGGGTTGTTTTAAGTCTCGTACCACTATATCGAACTGCAAAATAGTTATTTTGTAAAAAACATAACtccttgtgtgtgtgtgtgtctgtggtGAGGGTTTTTGTTATACTTTAGTATTCGCCTTGATATATATCTTTTGACATATACTCTTTGTCTTTGACCCGACTCGTAGCCTCTGGTCGGTTGATATTCAGTATATGTGGATTGTTTGTGTACTGTCATGGTGTTTCGGGGTCGAAATCAGGGCTAATCTAGCTAGGTTGATTGAGATTTTGTTTTCAAGTAgagatttatatttgaaaatcagTAAAATGATTAGTTTAGTCCCCAGCCTTCAAggatagtgatatttatattgtgtttggttggggtgaatggaatggaatgagtacaaataaaagaaaataatacagTGTAGGAGGgaggattttgaaaaaaatgagtgagtgcaaaattgtatgataagatttgggtagaaaataggtatgataagcaatggagcattccttcacAAAATGGAGGGTCTGAGCTCTAGTTAAGAAATAAGAATGATAAGAATATGGAATGGTGGAAGGtagggctgtaaatgagttgatacgctcgataaacgctcggtgttcggttcgaaaaaaGCTCGGTTCAAGCTCATttcgattcataaacgagtcgGTCATGAGCATAATTTTAAGGTTCGTTTCATAAACGAGCTGAACTCGAGCACAGTAGAGTTCGACTCAatagttcgcgaacaagttcgaattatgagttcATGAACATGGTTTGTGAACTTGACTCGTGAGCGTGGTTCGTGAACTCGGCCCCtgaacatggttcgtgaacTCGGCCCCtgaacatggttcgtgaacttggctcgtgaACATGGGTTGTGAGCATGCCAtgttctattttaatttatttatgttgaactttgtttttttgttaattttggaTTAAGGATGTAGGAGTTTTATTAATGgatgatttattatgaatttatgattccttagagtataaattaaaatatttttagaattttaatttatttttttaattaaattaaataacaaacaagctcgtaaataaatttatgagcataagctagctcgttagcaaagtttattaaacaagctcgtgaacaaaattaatgggcggttggtgagcaaaaattcgtgagacatgttcgtgagcgtaagttaatgagcggttcgtgagcaaaagctcgtgagacatgttcgtgagcgtgAGCAAAAACttgtgagacatgttcgtgaacAGCTCGCGACGGTTCGCGAGCCGTTCGTGAACGGAGTTATTCCTTAATTAGTCGatcctcaaacaatatttttgactTGATCCAAGCTCTAGATCGAGTTCGAGTTTGctaatttttaacaaacgatacacgagcactctactctagagttcggctcggctcggctcatttacacccctggaaggaatgaaattattatacattcaactaaattatagttcaaatctcatATCGTTCCCTTATTTTTTATTacatatttcattatattaatataattaaaaattgatattagaTACATCCAAATACcctaaatccaaaataaatgcTGAGAAATTTAGATTAAATACGTTCATACGTCATATTTATAAGTTAtgaagattttaataaatcccGTCAGTACTGCTTAAGCAATGCACGGGGGTGCTCGATGACATGGACGAATGAATGGGAAAGATAAAAGTACAAAATTTAGTAAATCTATTAACCTGcatgaaataaaatttgtaatagTTATAAACTTGGTAATGTGCAAACCAAATAAGAAAAATCCAGAAATAAAGTATGTTTTATTCCACAAAGATTCataatctgattttgatttgtaTTCCACAAACTTTGCTATAAATATCTCAGATCATGATGCATATTTCTTGTACATTCAAGAAAACAAACTTAGGCATGGCCATGAGCCTTAAAAGAAGCTGCACTTCTAGTTCTCAGGAAGTTGTTCTCAGAGACGAGGATTTATTGACACTGATCCTCTTGCGCGTGCCTCGGACACGACACAATCTCTTGAAGTCTGTTTCAAAACAATGGCAGTGTCTGATCACCGCGCCCCACTTTCGTAATTTACTACCTCCTCTCCGCGCCTCTGGTCTCTTCATCCAAGTACCCGTTGAGGTCAGTTCCGGTGATAATGTCTATTTTGTTCCTCTGGATGATC
This region includes:
- the LOC108206447 gene encoding methylsterol monooxygenase 2-2 → MDSVIESAWKYLITHFSDFQLACIGSFLLHESVFFLSGLPFIYLERAGWLSKYKIQMKNNTAEAQEKCISRLLLYHFCVNLPVMLVSYPVFRSMGMRSSLPLPSWKVVSTQIFFYFIIEDFIFYWGHRVLHTKWLYKHVHSVHHEYATPFGLTSEYAHPAEILFLGFATIVGPAITGPHLITLWLWMVVRVLETVEAHCGYHFPWSISNFLPLYGGADFHDYHHRLLYTKSGNYSSTFVYMDWIFGTDKGYRKLKAVKSSEDEIDAKQM